The following proteins are co-located in the Chloroflexaceae bacterium genome:
- a CDS encoding NADH-quinone oxidoreductase subunit L: IKRVLAYSTISQLGFMIAAVGLGAYVAGMFHLVTHAFFKALLFLGAGSVIQAVERGAHHTHDHADPQDMRHLGGLWGRLPVTQWTYLIGALALAGLPPLSGFFSKDEILLDAFEHNLPIFIILLVAAFFTAFYMGRQLLMVFFGRPRSEAAAHATESPPVITLPLIALAVLSVAGGVLNLPQFSEEGYAGALAFKNWLGYTLG, translated from the coding sequence ATCAAGCGCGTGCTGGCCTACTCCACCATTTCGCAGCTCGGCTTCATGATTGCGGCGGTTGGGCTGGGCGCCTATGTCGCCGGCATGTTTCATCTGGTGACGCACGCCTTCTTCAAGGCGCTGCTCTTCCTCGGCGCCGGCTCGGTGATTCAGGCCGTGGAACGCGGCGCGCACCACACCCACGACCACGCCGACCCGCAGGACATGCGCCACCTGGGTGGGCTATGGGGACGGCTGCCGGTGACGCAGTGGACGTACCTCATCGGCGCGCTGGCGCTGGCCGGCCTGCCGCCGCTCTCCGGATTCTTCTCCAAAGACGAAATCCTGCTGGACGCCTTCGAGCACAACCTGCCGATCTTCATCATCCTGCTCGTCGCTGCGTTCTTCACGGCGTTCTACATGGGGCGGCAGCTGCTCATGGTGTTCTTCGGGAGGCCGCGCAGCGAAGCCGCCGCGCACGCCACCGAGAGCCCGCCGGTGATTACCCTGCCGCTCATTGCGCTGGCCGTCCTGTCGGTTGCGGGCGGCGTGCTCAACCTGCCGCAATTCAGCGAAGAGGGTTACGCGGGCGCGCTGGCCTTCAAGAACTGGCTGGGCTACACGCTGGGCA